The Glycine max cultivar Williams 82 chromosome 3, Glycine_max_v4.0, whole genome shotgun sequence sequence CAACACTAATCTCATCCTTTTCCAGCAAATCATAAAATGCCCGGGTTTTTCTCTGTTCGTTCCAGTGATGCATCTTCCAGACACTGCCGGCAGCTAAACCAAGCACCATTCCGATACATATCTCCTTCACAACACTTGGTCCTTTCAAAGTAGCATGAGCAATCCTAGGACCAGCCATTTGCTTCACTGTCTTTAAAAGCTTGTCAATTTCTACAAATTACAAAACCCTGACATTTTAAATAGTTCAAATATAAAACTAGAATGCAGATGCAGTTCAAACTTTCCTAACGATCAGGCAGGCTGAGGGCAAGTGTACATACACATGGTGATTGGTGAGTAAAGGGAAGGTCAGGACAGACGGGGAAAAGGAAAGATACTTGAATTATTGTTTGGCAGTTTTCCTCTGAAATCATAAAAGGAAGAAGTTTATCATTCCCCATTGATCACCCCAATAATGAGGCATTAGGGGGTTGGGGTGAAGAAGTGAatcatataaaagtaaaattgcTCAGTGAAAATAACATTTAGATTTCGCTTCAAGATCCAAATCAAATTGGAGAAACTAGGACCTATGTCTTGCTTTtgctaattataacaaaaatgcTTTGCCTAATTGTCTTTGATTCATCAAAGGAATTCACGTAAGATTAGGCCATTAATCAAGAGCAAGCTGGgtggaaagaaaattatatatcctTTAGCTGGGATAAATCACACAAACTGAAAGCAGTATTGAATCATACAAACTAAGTAATGAAATGGAAGTTATAGCTATGCATCCTTAAAAGCAAGTTATAtcctagttttattttatgactTCTGCCTGCCTCACTCTATTTGATTTATTTGCATCACATGAAAAGAACCTAAAATTCTAATATGGTTGCCAATTTATCATCATCAGttttcacaaaacatatatattgtaAATCAAAGAAATAAACGGAACGAACAATCCAAACAGCGAGTGAGGAAATTaagaaattgattgaaaatctgCCACTACAACAAGAATCGAAGATATAATACTTCTATCATATAGCGAAATTAGAGGATTCACCAGAGGTTGAGGCTGAGGATCTCTTCTTCGCAACAATTGGTCGATATTCAATGGTATTGGGCGTTAAGAGCAAGCAACAAATCATCAGTGTCAGCTTCAAGATCCCATGGCAATATGATTATGAATAGGTCCACACATATTTCCAGCTTATTCGATGTTGCAGCTAATAATTGACCTTTATCATTTCTAAAGATTGCACCAAAACCAATACTAGCTTCCTTCACATGTCTAATTTTAGACGCCAGCCTATATTTAGGAGATATTTATTTCAAGGTATCATACTCATTAGAAATgttaagaataattattttttactttaatatttttaaaactaccaATGacttaataaaactaataaacgAAAAAGTACATTGAATTGCTTCTGTATGTGAATTTATAACCCTTTCTAAATACTAGAATTTCGGATTCTGTTGTGCAGGTGACGTAAAATCCCATTAAGTTGTATTCAGCAAAATATAATCCTTTCCATGGGGATACCTTGTCGAATGTCGACCATGCAAGCTAATCTAACCAGACAACAGCTGCACATTAAGATTTCTCGATAtattctgtcaaaaaaatatatttctcaaCATAGACCATGATGCCTAGAGTATTTaatctaaatatatatttaaacttaaattagaaaattcttATATCAGTTATTCACACGCTAGATGATTCtttagaaatatttaatatttaaactgcaatcatgaaaaataaaatctaaaacatagaaaattaattattttgatagtACGGCCTGAACATGTTTTTGTTCCGAGTGCATCGCCGAAGAGTAATGATATTGGCTGCATGTGAATTACGAGTCTACTCTGGGTGACTAAAGAGGTTAGTCGCTTGGACTTTATTcccatcttaaaaaaaaaaaaattaaaaaggtggTGGATGAGTCATGAGGGTTTAGTTAaagaataaagtaaaataatttgagaaAATGATGGATGTGGGTTAGTTAAAGAATAAATAACATATTCCCTGAAACTACAATTCAATTAGACACTATCATCAGCATGTGCGGGTTGATTAATAATGATTAGCTGAAGCTCCTGTTTCTTTTGGATagagtaatttaaattttttgtatttcaaTTCTTTAAACAAAGTAATTTAATTCCTATTAaatgtaagttttattttaagtattatttaaaattccttccttttaagtattaaatgaacttttttattgagaatatttaatattttttatagattaaTATTGACTCAAAACCACAATTTTGTGGGctacatttatttaataaacttctcctttatataattttattgtttcttataaattttaatcgataaaaaaataattgaataaatgatACTGTGTTCAAATATGTgtttttaatgttataaaaaagtgttcttaatactttttttcattttaccttttttgtaattttttaatcatgttttaGTTTGATatatctaaataaattattttcatatatgatATTATAAATGCACCTAAAAATTAGTTTTCTCTCTCAATATTCTCCATTCAAACACaccataaaaatcatattaaatatgaattttatttgattaataatgttaaaaaatttatattcataATCCATGTCTATTAAATTCTTAAGTTAAATCCTTAAAAACTATGAATGCTTAAAAGAACATTACATTGTTTATTAAACTCTTTGTTTatattcctctaaaaaaaaactcCTAGTTTATATCACgagtatttttcatttttagtcttttttaataatacatGCCTTTAAATTtactaaaagaataaatttaatttcacaattttttgtaactattttttaaaaaataaaatgtatatatacttttaaaatttattattttgttttaaactaaattatacttaaaagttaaaatacttATATGATATATCTCAAGAATGGAAAATCACTTCTAGAGTCTAGACAAATTATACACTAGATAAGGACGTAGGTACGTAGCTACTCAGTccctacaaatatatatatatatatatatatatatatatatatatatatatatatatatatatatatatatatatttatttattatcatttttttttctttttagttatgACATAAACTAAGGAATATTTTTTGCCCCATCATCACCATTCACCAGTTGAGCACCGTCAACTGATGGACAGTACTTACCAGGAAATATGAGATTTATTTTCAATCCACTCTATTCCGCGTCGTCTCACATTGCTTTTGGCTTTAACTTCTTTATttctacattaattaattattctcttGCAAATTCCATTAATCAAATGATGCATGAACTATGATACTACCCATCTTCTTCTAACTGCCCACCATTGACTTGTTTTGAAGCACATTTCTCATCAATGGAGAGACAGAGAAGTTTCTCCTTCAAACCCACTAGGCTTTTGGTCTTCTCTTTCACTATTTTTTCCTCCATCCTCTTCCTCTCTACCTTCACCACCTGGCTCACCAATTACACACCTTCAATTCACCAACAGATTCATCTTTACTTCAACActtctacttcttcttcttctgtcgGTGACGGTGAAAGTGACAGTGTGGCTCTTCCACCTTTAACTGTTCATTCCTTGACCAAAAACTTAACTGTAAATGTCGTGAAAGTTCCAACTTTGATCGATAACCGTCTTGCTAGGACCCAGAAAAGCCTCTCTGGATCCAAATCTGAACCTGTACGACACCATGTCGGTGCCTCAAATGTTAATTTCACGTCAATGGAAGAGTATGGAACTTCACCTGAGAGGGTACCCAGcaaggaagagaagaaggtagTAGCAGGTGATTTAGTTGGGAAAACTCAAGTTCctattttgaagaagattgAGCAGAAGAAGAGAGTTGAAGGGTGTGATTTAACAAAAGGGTATTGGGTTTTTGATGAAAGCTATCCCCTTTATTCCAAAGTTTCTTGTCCTTTCATCGATGAAGGTTTTGATTGTGAGGGAAATGGAAGATTGAATAGAAGCTACACTAAGTGGAGATGGCAGCCCAAAGGGTGTGACCTTCCAAGGTACTCTCAATTTcaatctttttgaactttttttttccggCTTTATTTTTCTACTGATGCAGTATTTAggaagaaaatgattttttttgggttctgtgtattttttttggcaaaggTTCAATGCAACAAAAATGCTGGAGTTGATAAGGGGGAAAAGACTTGTTTTTGTGGGTGATTCGATTAATAGAAACCAATGGGAATCAATGTTGTGCATGTTATTGGGTGCTATTAAAGATCCAACGAGAGTGTATGAGTCCCGTGGAAGGAAAATCACGAAAGAGAAGGGAAATTATAGTTTCAGGTTTCTGGTAATTCTGCAGAACCTTACTTGGATTTTGTAAGTGTATATATGGCTGGTCCTGGGGTATTAGATTTTTCATATCTGCATTTTGAATCTTTCAGGATTATCAATGTACTGTTGAATACTATGTTAGTCATTTCTTAGTTCATGAAAGCAAGGCAAGAATAGGGCAGAAACGAAGATCGACATTGCGAATTGATGCCATTGATCACGGTTCATCGAGATGGAGGGGAGCTGATATTGTGGTTTTCAACACTGCACATTGGTGGTCACATTCCAAAACACAAGCCGGGTTAGCActtctctttatatttttgACTTTTTAGTAGGCCTTGATACCTTTTGATGATGTGTGCATCGTTACATGCTTGCATTTTATACTTTCAGTCTTTTCATCTCTAAAGCAGGGCATTCCAGTGTGTGTAATTATGTTAAAGAAAGGATCGAACCCCACACGATTCCTAATCACTAAAATCGAAAGTCTTGAACTTTAATATAGCCTAAAATGTCTCATTGAAAAAGAATGGTGGTGTTCCATTCAGGTAATGGATGGACCAGAATTCTCCGCATTCATAATCCAATAGTCAAAATTTTTTGCCCTTATAAATACACTTTTAatgtatgaaaaaataattaatgatagaGATTCTTGTTACATTCTCTGTTTGACTGAGAGTGCAGAGAATCCAATTCCAGTAATGAATTTTTTGCGCAAATTTATGCATTTACACAGTCACCAAATCAAAACCCATGCATGAAGATCAAATAGCTCAGATTCTAATACATGCATTAAGTCCGATTTGCTGAAATGAAATCTGAGGCATCTGATATTTATCTAGTGGTTCTAATTTGTTGACTGCATAAATGCTTAAAAAAATTGGCTGCAGGGAGGGTGTGCGCTATTCAATGGGCTGAAAATTTTGGCTTTTGCAGTAACatcctaatttaaaaaatgacccATCATAGCTTAATCATTAAATCTGTCACTCATATTTCTAGTTTTCTTTTCAGTACTGTATTCGACAAACCTTTGATTGTATAACAGGATTTATTACTACCAAGAAAGAGGTCTAGTTCATCCCCAGCTAAATGTTTCTACAGCTTTCAGAAAAGCTTTGAAGACTTGGGCTTCATGGGTGGACAAACACATTAATCATAGAAAAACCCACGTTTTCTTTCGAAGTTCAGCACCATCACATTTCAGGTTTGCTTCTGATATCCACTCATTCTACAATAGCTCTTGTATTTTCCCAAATCTAAGATGATCAGAGTAGCTGATTAGTGAACTTGATCCTTTGCATCAGGGGTGGCGATTGGAATTCCGGAGGGCATTGTACAGAAGCCACCCTTCCTCTTAATAAAACCTTAAGCACTACTTATCCAGAGAAGAATATAATCGCAGAGGAGGTAATAAAGCAAATGAGAACTCCTGTGACATTGTTGAATATAACTAGTTTGTCAGCATATAGGATCGATGGTCACCCGTCAATTTATGGGAGAAAAACACGGTCGTCTAGGATTCAAGATTGTAGCCATTGGTGCCTTCCGGGGGTTCCAGATACATGGAATGAAttgttatattttcatttacagAGTAGATGAGAGCGACCTGTTCAATCTCTCTTGTTCCCTTCATTTTTTCTGTAATCTGTATATACTAAGCAAAGTCAGCATTTCAACTATTTTGtcataacattttgaaaatctttcaAGATTTCCTACCAACAATTTCAAAACTTAGTTTTCCTTATAACTTAGAAATCTCTGGATTCTAAATGCTCCACTTTTGGGGAGATTTGAAACTTACCCCTTGATCTCTACACGTTGAAATCCTTTATGGAATTGTGATAATGATTGGATTATTATATCGATTGCATAGGTCATGCTTGTTGGAGGAGATAAACGAGTTGGCATATTCCTTCATTAGTAATCAAATGAAATAAGGAATTTGAAATCATGTGTTTCGTTCGATGAAGGAATAACTCCTTATTTCATTCGATGTCCAATGACGCCAATGTACGCAAGACTGAAACAACAAGACTTGACCTTTAGCCTCCGTTTCGATTACCTTTATCAGTTGAAAATGTATCATCCAGCACATATTATTCGAAGGGTCATTTTTATTCACTTCAAATTCTCGTTGGACTATTGATAAAAACTCTTTTTACATTAGAATACCCTTTaagatcaaaattgaaaacttgtagaatgtgtttggatagagaatttggatatagaatttgaatttttgaaatttagaatttattgtttggatgttttttttatgaagaatttaaaattttaaaattttaaaacaaaattttaaacaactaaaaatctggaattttattttcttgagaaattgaaattctcttcttacatTCTTACTCAAAACAACGACGTCTGAACTCTTAAAATATCAATCTGGTGTGAGCATAGAGGGAACACGTATAACTAGTATACAAATCAtaacttctctttttttttcattcatttttttcatcctcataattttaatttttttatctaaacacaaaattttgaaaataaaagaattttaattgaagtatttgaaatttttagaattttaaatttttccatCCAAACACGCTCTAAGAGAAATTAAAGTGATATAAAGCTCAAGCTCGATGTTCTCTTTACGCGATTCTCATTTTGGGCCTTATTTGTCCCTGGGCTCTTCTTAAAATGAATCAAGGACTTCCTTAGAAGCATCAACACCATTTTTTCCACCTTGGGTCTTCGATACAAAATCTTGATTGAGAACTTAGTTGGTATGCTTGATTGGATGGGCTATATCAAGCCTTAGATCTCTCGTCATTGATGCATGGGGTATTAGTAGAGTAACGAAGACCTTACTGTTGACATATTGGCTTGGAGTTAGTCAAACTTTCAACCTTGGAATTAGCTAAGCCTGTAGAATTGAACGAGGGTTGTTGTGTTGAGCTTAAGCATTACTCTTCGTATCATATAACCTATTCTTTAATGGTTCACATTAGGAAATTGAAATTACgcattcctttttatattttgattaatgatattaataaaaatttctaaaattagcATTAAGTAAATAGAAAGTTATATATGCCTAAGACAACGACATTTGATATTAGTAGCCTAATGACAATTTCTCCTAACTATTTCCGATAGAATGTCAAATATCCATTTCTAGAGAAAAGATACTAGACCTTGGTTCCCTTGCTAGATTTCATTAATCAGACAGATGTTTCTTTGCCATGCCTTGAGAAACATTTAATTCATGTGCCTTAGAAGCCTTTTCTTTTGGTGGAAGAGCCCATGGTGGTGTGCATTTTTCATGATAGTAATAATGATAGAAAAGTTCATCACCGGCTTTAATGTTTTCCTTGGCAAATATGCCAACCCGATGATCTCCTCCAACCAACATCACCTACGCAACCAATACAATAAAACAATTGTTATGATAATCTCATAATGGAGTTCAATGTGTGGAAACCAAAGGGTAAGTTTCATATCTCTAAAAAATTGGAGTATCTTGACTGACCTTTGCATAACAGTTGGGTTCTAATGAGTGGTTTGCAAATTTTAACTTATTCCCAAAGCGACGCGCATCAATAACCCACTATGAAAAGTCATATAGTAAGTTGAGGGCAGATAGGCATGAAAACCTTAAAATCGTTGTTTTCATATCACGATATATTATACTTTCCAAGAAAAAGATGACAGGAGGTAAATTCAAGaaagttaacaaaaataataataaaacaattagTAGTTTTGCAAATTTGTCCAACGAGGAATATGTAAACTCTATCATCAACAATGCATTTCCTCAATTTCTCAATATCATATGGACATTCCATGTCATTTGGCTTATGATTCAGTCACTTTATTAGCAACTTGATGTAAATCGGATCAATCCAGTTCTCACCAatgttaagaaaattaaatttttaagctTTTAGGGACTTGAATTCTAGTCCTTTGCAATGTTAAAAACATTGGAGCCATCAAACCAACCCATACATTTGGttatattaatgaaaattttaatttatatataaaaattgaactataaaattcaaaatgtttaataaatattgattcatGTGGTTCATTCAGTGTCCTAGTTCTCAGACTAGTCAATAACTTGCTTGATTTTGAAAACACTAGTTAAGATTAAGCTAAACTATAATGAATGGGAGACCAAAGACGTCAACTCAAGGCTCCTCAAGTCATATATTTCAAATGATAATTATATGTTTCAAAGTCAACTATACAACCAATAAGACAATTCATATCTTTATTCTAATTCATTAATTTCTAACAAAATAAGGAAACATATATAAATCAAGGGAAAATATTATCTATATGCTGGAGACATTAACTAATAGCTACTAGGTTTTACATCTTATATAATTTGAACGTGTAAATTGTCAGAATGCTCTCAAGTGCTTGAGAAAAGTGCAAGAACATGTACAAGTTAAGAGAATATGAAGTTGATAGATACACTTGCCTGATCATTGATGTTAAAAAGATATGAATTGTTTATATGATCATATAGTTTTCCACGTTTCTCTGCTTCTTTGTGGGTAATTAGTTCACCCGTATACTCTcccaaacaaatattttttataattgggtTCTGAAATCCATCATCAAATAGTGAGGAAAAAAAACACACCAtcgcataattttaaaataagtacaaACATCTCAACCTTTGCGAAAGCTCCCCATCCTGCAACATTTGACTTTGACAAAAGAATCTAACatgtataaacaaaataatgtgagataCTCATGTATTCATGATTTTATATCAATGaatgaaatacaaaataatttaaagagcAAAAGAATTAGGGTGCTTATGATGAAACAATGGGTGGAGGGTGATGCAAGAACATGTGGAATTGGGTGAGAGATTGAATAAGATGGTGAAAACATCTccaaatgttttatatttttttggtttttaaaacatctattttggaaacaaaattaaaaacttcatAGATTTTGGATaagaaattgattgttaaataaTGTGAAATtgttataaaacatttttcaaaataaataaaaaatgaaaaaagaatcaaataagTAGTTACTaaccctctctttttttcctaGAAGAAGATTCATATTTTCACATTGACCATCTTCATGTCGAGGTGGCTCCCCTGATGAACCATCAGGGCAACTGTATAAAAAATGTCACATTTAAAATTGTGAAGGATGCAACCTAGTTCCATTCACTTAAAGCTGT is a genomic window containing:
- the LOC100804495 gene encoding cytochrome c oxidase subunit 5C isoform X3 produces the protein MAGPRIAHATLKGPSVVKEICIGMVLGLAAGSVWKMHHWNEQRKTRAFYDLLEKDEISVVADEE
- the LOC100804495 gene encoding cytochrome c oxidase subunit 5C isoform X2: MICCLLLTPNTIEYRPIVAKKRSSASTSVKQMAGPRIAHATLKGPSVVKEICIGMVLGLAAGSVWKMHHWNEQRKTRAFYDLLEKDEISVVADEE
- the LOC100804495 gene encoding cytochrome c oxidase subunit 5C isoform X1; its protein translation is MICCLLLTPNTIEYRPIVAKKRSSASTSEIDKLLKTVKQMAGPRIAHATLKGPSVVKEICIGMVLGLAAGSVWKMHHWNEQRKTRAFYDLLEKDEISVVADEE
- the LOC100790898 gene encoding protein trichome birefringence-like 6, coding for MERQRSFSFKPTRLLVFSFTIFSSILFLSTFTTWLTNYTPSIHQQIHLYFNTSTSSSSVGDGESDSVALPPLTVHSLTKNLTVNVVKVPTLIDNRLARTQKSLSGSKSEPVRHHVGASNVNFTSMEEYGTSPERVPSKEEKKVVAGDLVGKTQVPILKKIEQKKRVEGCDLTKGYWVFDESYPLYSKVSCPFIDEGFDCEGNGRLNRSYTKWRWQPKGCDLPRFNATKMLELIRGKRLVFVGDSINRNQWESMLCMLLGAIKDPTRVYESRGRKITKEKGNYSFRFLDYQCTVEYYVSHFLVHESKARIGQKRRSTLRIDAIDHGSSRWRGADIVVFNTAHWWSHSKTQAGIYYYQERGLVHPQLNVSTAFRKALKTWASWVDKHINHRKTHVFFRSSAPSHFRGGDWNSGGHCTEATLPLNKTLSTTYPEKNIIAEEVIKQMRTPVTLLNITSLSAYRIDGHPSIYGRKTRSSRIQDCSHWCLPGVPDTWNELLYFHLQSR